The DNA window TTTTCTACCCATTCTTTTACAAAGTTGTTTGGTACATAGATTTCAAGCAAATCGTTTTGAGTTTCAGCAACAGATGTATTAGAAAACCACGTTGAGAAATTAGCAGGAGACATTTGTGATTGAAGTTTGGCTAAAATTGATTGCCACAACTCCTTTTTTGTCATAGTTTTGTTTTTAATATTTATAGTGTATAAATACAAACAAAATTGTCAAAATCCACAAAAAACTCCCTAAAAGCTAATAAAATAAGCAAATAAAAAATTTTTCTTGTGGAATAACTGTGGATAACTTGTAGATATTATGTTTGTTTTTTAATTGACTACATTTTAAATGATTGTTATTATTTTTTATTATAATTAAACATAATTTATGCTTCCAGGCGCAAAAACTAGAAATAAAAAAAGAAAAAGAACTCATGGTTTTTTAGCGAGAAAATCAAAAAAAGGAGGTAAGAAAGTTATAAAAAGGAGAATAAAGAAAGGAAGAAAAAGGATTACTGTTTAATATGTTTAAAAAAAAGTATAGGATAACTAAGAAAAAAGATTTTGAAAAAGTTTTAAAATCTCAAGATACAAAAAAAATAAACTCAAAATTTATAAATTTATTTTTTTTGGATAATAACTTAAATTATCCTCGTATATCTGTTTTGGCAGGCGTTAGAACAGTGTCAAAAAAAGCAACAGAAAGGAACAGGGCGAAAAGAAGGGTGAGAGAGGCAATAAAACAAAAATTCTCTATTATAAAAGATAAAGGCGTTGATATTTTGGTTTTTTGCAAGAAAAATTGTATAACCGCTAATTTTCAAGATATATTAGAAGATGTTAGGAGTTCTTTGTTGAGGTTGGTTGACTTATTAAAAGTGGAAAAAAATAAATAATTTGCTAAAATAGAAATTATTACTATCCTTTATGAAAAGGATTTTTGTTTTGTATAAAATAATCCTCTCCCCTTTTATTGGATGTCAGTGCAGGTTTTATCCTACATGTTCTGAGTATTTTTATTCGGCAGTAAAAAAATACGGAATAGCAAAAGGAGTTTTAAAAACTTTATATAGATTGTTAAGGTGCAATCCTTTTTGTAAAGGAGGGATAGACAATCCTTAAAATTAAAAAAACATATGGAAAACATTTTAGTATCTATCTATGATATATTTTTATACAACCCACTTGTTAATTTATTAGTAATAATATATGAAAATTTTCCTATAAAAGATTTTGGTATAGCAATAATTATTTTAACTTTACTTATAAAGTTTATATTTTTTCCTCTTACTCAAAAAAGCATACAATCCCAGAAAGAATTAAAAAAAATACAACCTAAAATAGATGAAATAAAAGAAAAATACAAAGACGACAAAGTAAAGCAAAGCCAGGCTTTAATGGAGTTGTTTAGAAAGGAAAAAGTTAATCCAATGTCAGGTTGTTTGCCAATATTGGTGCAGATACCTGTTTTAATAGCAGTATACAGAGTTTTTTGGCAGGGAGTAGATCAAGAAAAACTTGTACCCCATTTGTACAATTTTGTTCATATAACAGGTTCTATTAACTATAATTTTTTAGGATTAGTTGATTTATCAAATCCATCAGTCCCACTTGCTATAACTACAGGTATTTTGCAGTATTTTCAAGCCAAAATGGTAACACCAAAAGCATCTTTAAAAGAAAAAGATCCTATCAAAAAAATGCAATATCAAATGATGTTTTTCTTACCGCTTATAACTATTATTATTTTAATCACTCTACCATCAGCCCTTGCTTTGTATTGGTTGGTTTCTACCCTATTCACGATTTTTCAGCAATATATAATTTTTAGAAAATAAAAATATGGAAGAAAAAGAAATTAAAAAACTAATAGAAGAATTTTTTGAAAAAGCAGGTTTTGAAAAACAAAACGTTTTGATCAAAATATCGGAAAAAGAAATTTTAGTTGATTTAAAAGCAGAAGATCCTTATATTTTAATAGGGAAGCAAGGACAATCTCTTTTGGATTTACAGTTTTTATTAAAATCATTGGTTTCTAAAAAAACAGGAAAAAACGATTTTAGTTTGATGTTGGATATTAACGATTACCATAAAAAGAAAATAGATTATTTAAAGAAAATGGCAAATACAATAGCAGATGAGGTTTCTCTTTTAGGTAGAGAAAAAGAGTTAAATCCTATGCCTGCTTTTGAAAGAAGAATTGTGCATCTTGTTATATCTCAAAGAGAAGATGTTATATCAGAGAGCGTTGGCAAGGAGCCTAAAAGAAGAGTTGTTATAAAACCAAAAACAAGCAAATAATTTTAGAAAGATGGCAACTTTATTATTAAGAGATCAGGGTTAATAAACTGTATTACTATAAAAGATACTGCTATTACAACCAAACCAATTATTGCGTAAGTTATATCTTCTTTTGCTTCTTGCATTTGCGCTGAATTACCGCCTGATGTTAAATATCTAAAACCACCTATAACTATTTTTATAAAAGCAAAAAGAGCAGACAAAGAAATCATAAAATAGTAAGCCCAGGCAATTAAATCAACTAATGATTGTTTTTCGTTTAAGTCATATCCTCCGAATTCCGGAAAATCAAGATTAAGGCAAATAGGCGCCTGTTTTTTTAGATAGCATTTATTGTTTTTATCAATATCTAATGTTGAGCAAGAAACCCATTTACATTCTATGTTTTTATAACACTCCTCTTGACGGAGTCTTTCACAGACATTTTGCGCAAAACTTAAATTAGAAAACCCCATAAATAAAAATAATAAAAATGTTATTACTGTAAAAGTTTTCATCATTTTTCTCTTAATGTTAATACTACTGTTATTGTCCACCATGGTATTAAACCTACTAATGGTATTAATTCTAAAATAAGCCCACCCACCACTCTTAGTAAAACCCTTCTTAAAGGCGCTCTCGTTGCTTTTTGTTCTATTTGTTTTAATTCTTTTTGCATCATTTTGGCTTTCTCACCCATTCTTTGCTGTAATTGTTGCACTCTTTGCTGTTTTGACCTTGCCATTTCTCTTAATCTATATAGCATCCACAAAGTGATTATAAAAGTTGCCAAAATATCCAATCCTAATGATAAGGCCTCTCCTATTGTGAAAGCAGTTATAAATTGAAGTATTGTTAATATAGAATCAACACTATCTACTATAATAGCAAAAATTAAAATTACTATAAAATCAATATCTGTGGCTTCAATTCTTTTGGATTCTGCAAGAGCGGACAACCCTTTCTTTAACGCTTTAAGTTCCCCCCTTTGTGCCATCAACTTTATTTCTTCCATTTTCAATTTTGCTTTCTCTTTTACACTTTTAGCCTTTTTTTGCCTTTCCTTAAGTTTTTCTCTCTCTTCTTCTATTTGTTTCCCTTTTTCCTCTAAAATTTTATAAGCATCTTCCCTGCCAAATAAATTCTTATTACTAAGTTCTGTTGTATCATTTATCATCGCAGGGTTAAATTCTTGTTCACTTCCATATAACCCATCTCTTTTACTTCTTTCTATTTTCATTCTTTCAAGAAATGGTTTTTTCTTTTCTTCTTCTTTTATTTCCTCTAAACTTTTAAACTTAGTTCCTTTTCCTTTTTTTGGAGAAATACGATTACCTTGCGGATCATAATAATACTCTTCTTCATCTTTGTTTATTACATTACCGTATTCATCTACATCAGACTCTCTTCTTTTTTTCTTGGGCTTACTATCATTTATTTTATATTTCTTAACAAACCCGCCGCCTGGGAGAAACGGATTAACTGCCATTTTATTGTGTTATTTTTTAATCAAGTCATCTTATATAACTCCTCCCTCATCTCTTGATACTAATTCTTCAGGATTTGTAGTTATAATTTTGTGTTCAGTAGGAGAGGCAACAACTTTTATGGCAACATGCTGTTGGCCGGCGAAAAATATTCCTTCTCCCAAATCTGCCTCTAACAAGAGATATTTTTCAGCGTCTGTCAAATTAAAAACTTTTTTAACCAAATCAATAGTAGCAGGACTTTGTTTTAAAAGTAGTTGTAAAGACGAGTTTGTTATTATTGGCTGACCATAACTTGACGTTAAGAAGTCGCCAACATCCTGAGTTATGGTTGTAACACCAAGCCAGTATTTTCTCGCTCTCTTTACCATACCATACAAAAATGCCGCTCCTTCTTCTGTTTGCATCATCCACCATGCCTCATCAACAATTAAAATTCTCTTTTTCAACTTTGCCCTAATTTGATTCCAAATATATCTCATTATTACATACATTGCCATTGGCCTTAACTCGTCTTCCATATCTCTTATACCAAACACAACAACAGGTTTGTCCTCCATTTGTATGTTAGTTGGCTGGTTAAAGAAATTGGCATATGTTCCTTTAGTAAACTTCCTTAATCTTCTAACAAGCGATTCTGCCCCTTCCATTGTTGATAAAACTTCTTCTAAATCCTGCATTAAAGGCACATTTTCCTGCCATTTTTCATAAGGAGTATTGGGAGTTATATCTTTTACGGCATAAGTTTCTGTTAAGGCTCTGTCTATAATTGCGTCTTCTTCTGGGGTAAGGCCTCCTAGCATAATTTTTAACAATCCAACCAAGTTTATTATATTAGACCTCAAAACATCTTCTGGTCTTTCATCCTCTCTTATTGGCGGGAGATCAAATGGGTTTATATGGTTTTTTGCAGACAAAGAGAAATCAAGATAAACTCCACCCACTGCTTTTGCCAAGTTTCTATATTCATTCTCAGGGTCTATTATTATTGAGTTAACCCCTACCATTGCATATCTTAAAACTTCAAGTTTAACAGCGTAACTTTTACCAGAACCACTTTTAGCAAAAACGGTAGAGTTGGCATTTTCCAAGTTAAATCTATCAAACAAAACAAGAGAATTGTTGTGAATGTTTATTCCATATAATATTCCCTCATTAGTACTTAAGTCAAAAGACACAAAAGGAAACATACTTGAAAGAGTGCTGGTATTTAGCGCTGTGTGAACAACAAGTTTGTCTAATCCATAAGGTAGTGTTGTGTCAAATCCTTCTTTTTGTTGGAAAACTGCAGGTTTTATGTATATTAAGCGGGATTCTAAAATTGCTCTTAATGTCGTCTCAACATTTCTTAAATCATCTGGATTTTCTCCATAAATTGTTATATATACTCCAACTCTAAACATTCTCTCTTGTGCTCTTTGTAGTTGATCTCTTAATGTTTCAAGGTCTTGGTAAGTTGTTTCCAAAGCAGGATCTCTAACATAACCTTTTTCTGCCCTCTCTGCTATTTCCAACTCAATTTCAGCGACCTTTTTTCTTAGTTGTTTTAATATCTTCGTTGTGTCTATTGGGAAAATGTGTATTGATACATCAAAAGGAACATCTAAATTCACAACAGGAGAAAACCAACCTGTTGTTAAATATCTTGGATAAGAAAATATGAAAAAAGTTTTTGATAACCTTTCGCCAAATTTAATATAATTTTGATAGACCTCAAAAGCAGGAGGCGCTATAATGTCAGCCAAAGTTATATTGGCAGCATCTACAACAACCTCCTCTATTGTTTTTTTCTTCTTATCTTTTTGGCCTAAGTTTTTTAAGAATGGTAAATCCATATAATTTTATTTTATACTGTTAATTCTGGTGGAAATTGTGGATAAGCGCCAACCTCAGCCTCTGCTATGTGATATGATGACCAGAATAACTCTGCTATTTCAGCAGTATTTAAAGGAACAGATTGCAACCCGCATCTTCTTAAGCCTAACGCAACAAACTCCATTCTTTCATAAAGCGCGTTTTTATATCTTTGGAATTCTTGCTCTGTTATTCCGCCAACATTTTTTAGGCTTATAGAAAATAAATCTATCGTATCCCCTCTTTTCAAGGTTTCTTCTGCCTTTGAAAAAGGTACAACAACAAAAAAATTTTTAGACATTATTTCTCCCCATTTGCCAACAGGCGGAGCGCCTTCTATTAAATCCGCAACAAATTCTCTGTAAGACGCTATTTGTTCTTTTAATAATGGATTTTTCTGTTTTACCTCGAGTTCTTTTAGTGTGTCCAAATAAAGAGTAAAATTTAACCTTCTTGACTGCACTAATATTTGTATTGGGAAATCCAAAGAATTTAAAAAATCTTGAAAAGAATAAATTATGGCTGTTTGCTCATCTTCTGATTTTAGAGCAAAATTTATTGGAGAAACCATTAAAATTCCTCTTAAAGCGCCATTTTTAAGCAATATAACCCCTTCTCTTATTTGTGAAAATTCTAATAAACTTTGAGTCGAAGGCATTATTTTATGTTATTAAAGTTTTTAATTTTGTATTAAGCGTTCCCAAACTCCCCTTTCTTCTTTCTACTTTCAATTGAGGTTCCTCTTCCTCTTCTTTTATTTCAATTGTTTTCATAACCAGCCTTGGCATTACAACTTTTTTTTGCCAGACATACCTTTTTGTTATAAAAATAAAATTAAAACTACTTTTTAGAAATTCAAGAAAAGGCTTTCCTTCTATTTTTACAAAAGCAGTAGCAAAAGCGCCACCTCCTAAAAATATTATTACAAAAACTAAAAAAAGAATTGGTACTCTAATAAGAAAAGCAAGAAATATAACCAAAAAAGCGACACCCAAAACAACGGCCTGCCTAACAGTTAAAAAGCCAATTATTTTACCTTCGTATTCAATTTGTGGAACAACATATCTTTCCATATTAAATTATAACAGATTTATTAAAAATTAATAAGCAGAATCTTTTAAATTTTCTTGTTTCTCTTCTTCTCCCTTTATCTCTTTTGTTTCTTTTTCTCCATCTTTATTCTTACTGTAAATTTCTTCAAGATAAGTATTAAATCTTAAAATAACGTTACGCCCTATTAAAGTAGTTATTTCGTCAACTTTATTTTCATAGTCTACAACTTCTTTTTTAATTTTATGTCTAAGCAAATTTGGATCTAACTCACCGCTTAACATATCAAAAATTATTTGTAAAAAATAATCGCCACTTTTACCGCTTATTTCTTCAAGTTTTTCGCATAATTCACCACATTTTTCAGAGAATAAAAAATCCCTTACCCCTTCAGGAAGTTTATTCACAAAATCCCAAAATTCAGTTGTATTTTGTATTTTCATATCTATTTATAAATAATCATCTATTTTTGTTTGGCCGCCTTCTCTTGTTGTCCTTTTTTTGCTTTTTCCTAATTCTTCTAACGTACGCTCTAAAACAGAAGCCTCAGTTGTATATTTTGAACCACGTATTTCCTCTACTAATTCTACTAATTCTTTATCCTTCTTTTCCATGTAAGATTTAGCCAAAATATCTATCATTTCTCTCTTTATTTCACTGCTTACTTCCTCATCTTTTAAAATTGATATTATTGCATAAGAAGTCATAGATTTCATAATATCTTTTGCTATATTCCTGTATCTTATTTTTTCTTCTTCTTCACTTACTCTTAATGATTTATCAATAACTTCATTTAATGCCTTTCTATTAAATTTCGGACCAAAACTTCTGCCCGTTATTGTAACAAGCTG is part of the bacterium HR34 genome and encodes:
- the rpmH gene encoding 50S ribosomal protein L34, translated to MLPGAKTRNKKRKRTHGFLARKSKKGGKKVIKRRIKKGRKRITV
- the yidC2 gene encoding Membrane protein insertase YidC 2, whose protein sequence is MENILVSIYDIFLYNPLVNLLVIIYENFPIKDFGIAIIILTLLIKFIFFPLTQKSIQSQKELKKIQPKIDEIKEKYKDDKVKQSQALMELFRKEKVNPMSGCLPILVQIPVLIAVYRVFWQGVDQEKLVPHLYNFVHITGSINYNFLGLVDLSNPSVPLAITTGILQYFQAKMVTPKASLKEKDPIKKMQYQMMFFLPLITIIILITLPSALALYWLVSTLFTIFQQYIIFRK
- the rnpA gene encoding Ribonuclease P protein component — translated: MFKKKYRITKKKDFEKVLKSQDTKKINSKFINLFFLDNNLNYPRISVLAGVRTVSKKATERNRAKRRVREAIKQKFSIIKDKGVDILVFCKKNCITANFQDILEDVRSSLLRLVDLLKVEKNK
- the virB4 gene encoding Type IV secretion system protein virB4; the encoded protein is MDLPFLKNLGQKDKKKKTIEEVVVDAANITLADIIAPPAFEVYQNYIKFGERLSKTFFIFSYPRYLTTGWFSPVVNLDVPFDVSIHIFPIDTTKILKQLRKKVAEIELEIAERAEKGYVRDPALETTYQDLETLRDQLQRAQERMFRVGVYITIYGENPDDLRNVETTLRAILESRLIYIKPAVFQQKEGFDTTLPYGLDKLVVHTALNTSTLSSMFPFVSFDLSTNEGILYGINIHNNSLVLFDRFNLENANSTVFAKSGSGKSYAVKLEVLRYAMVGVNSIIIDPENEYRNLAKAVGGVYLDFSLSAKNHINPFDLPPIREDERPEDVLRSNIINLVGLLKIMLGGLTPEEDAIIDRALTETYAVKDITPNTPYEKWQENVPLMQDLEEVLSTMEGAESLVRRLRKFTKGTYANFFNQPTNIQMEDKPVVVFGIRDMEDELRPMAMYVIMRYIWNQIRAKLKKRILIVDEAWWMMQTEEGAAFLYGMVKRARKYWLGVTTITQDVGDFLTSSYGQPIITNSSLQLLLKQSPATIDLVKKVFNLTDAEKYLLLEADLGEGIFFAGQQHVAIKVVASPTEHKIITTNPEELVSRDEGGVI